A single region of the Cronobacter condimenti 1330 genome encodes:
- the surE gene encoding 5'/3'-nucleotidase SurE produces MRILLSNDDGIHAPGIQALAKALREFADVQVVAPDRNRSGASNSLTLESSLRTFTYPNGDIAVQMGTPTDCVFLGVNALMRPGPDVVVSGINAGPNLGDDVIYSGTVAAAMEGRHLGLPALAVSLNGHEHYDTAAAVTCTILRALAREPLRTGRILNINVPDLPLDQIKGIRVTRCGSRHPADKVIPQEDPRGNTLYWIGPPGEKLDAGPDTDFAAVDEGYVSVTPLHVDLTAHSAQDVVTRWLASAGVSGQW; encoded by the coding sequence ATGCGGATATTGCTGAGTAACGATGACGGGATCCACGCGCCGGGTATTCAGGCGCTGGCGAAGGCGCTACGTGAATTCGCCGACGTGCAGGTAGTGGCCCCCGACCGCAATCGTAGCGGCGCTTCTAACTCTTTAACGCTTGAATCTTCACTTCGCACGTTTACCTACCCTAACGGTGATATCGCGGTGCAAATGGGGACGCCAACCGACTGCGTATTTCTGGGCGTAAATGCGCTGATGCGTCCGGGGCCTGACGTCGTGGTTTCCGGCATTAACGCCGGGCCGAACCTTGGCGATGACGTGATTTACTCCGGTACCGTCGCGGCCGCGATGGAAGGCCGTCATTTAGGGTTGCCTGCGCTCGCGGTTTCGCTAAATGGTCATGAGCATTACGACACTGCCGCAGCCGTCACCTGCACGATTTTGCGCGCACTCGCACGCGAGCCGCTGCGCACCGGTCGTATTCTGAATATCAACGTACCCGATCTGCCGCTCGATCAGATCAAAGGCATTCGTGTCACCCGCTGCGGCAGCCGTCATCCGGCCGATAAAGTGATTCCGCAGGAAGATCCGCGCGGCAACACGCTCTACTGGATTGGCCCGCCGGGTGAGAAGCTCGACGCAGGCCCGGATACCGATTTTGCGGCGGTGGATGAGGGCTATGTCTCCGTTACGCCGCTGCATGTCGATTTAACCGCGCACAGCGCGCAGGACGTGGTGACCCGCTGGTTAGCCAGCGCCGGAGTGAGCGGGCAATGGTAA
- the truD gene encoding tRNA pseudouridine(13) synthase TruD codes for MSDFNTLTWLHGQPHGQGRLKTSPTDFRVVEDLGFAPDGDGEHLLVRIRKTGCNTRFVADALAKFLGIAAREVSFAGQKDKHAVTEQWLCARLPGKEMPAMRAFTLEGCEVLEFARHRRKLRLGALKGNRFSLVLRDITDRDEAQTRLQAIAEKGVPNYFGPQRFGIGGSNVLQAKRWAQTGQPPRERNKRGFALSAARSLMFNRLASARLQKPEAHQVVDGDALQLAGRGSWFVATAEELPDLQARVESGDLLITAALPGSGDWGPQRAALAFEQETLADETELLSLLTREKVEAARRAMLLFPREMRWHWQDDATLEVSFWLPAGSFATSVIRELFNTSDEHADISE; via the coding sequence ATGAGTGATTTCAACACGCTGACCTGGCTGCACGGCCAGCCGCATGGGCAGGGGCGTCTTAAAACAAGCCCAACGGATTTTCGGGTCGTTGAGGATTTAGGCTTCGCGCCGGACGGCGACGGCGAACATCTGCTGGTGCGGATTCGCAAAACCGGCTGCAATACCCGTTTTGTGGCGGATGCGCTGGCGAAGTTTCTTGGCATTGCGGCACGCGAAGTAAGCTTTGCGGGGCAAAAAGATAAGCATGCGGTTACCGAACAGTGGCTGTGCGCGCGCTTACCCGGCAAAGAGATGCCCGCCATGCGCGCGTTTACGCTTGAAGGCTGCGAGGTGCTGGAATTCGCGCGTCATCGCCGCAAGCTGCGCCTTGGCGCGCTGAAGGGCAACCGTTTTTCGCTGGTGCTGCGCGATATCACCGATCGTGACGAGGCGCAAACGCGGCTACAGGCTATTGCTGAAAAGGGCGTGCCGAACTACTTTGGCCCGCAGCGCTTCGGCATCGGTGGGAGCAACGTGCTGCAGGCAAAGCGCTGGGCGCAAACCGGGCAGCCGCCGCGCGAGCGCAATAAACGGGGTTTCGCGCTCTCTGCCGCCCGTAGCCTGATGTTTAACCGGCTGGCAAGTGCAAGACTGCAAAAACCAGAGGCGCATCAGGTGGTCGACGGCGATGCGCTACAGTTAGCCGGGCGCGGAAGCTGGTTTGTCGCAACGGCCGAGGAGCTGCCTGATTTACAGGCGCGCGTGGAGAGTGGCGATCTGCTGATTACCGCGGCGCTGCCCGGCAGCGGCGACTGGGGCCCGCAACGCGCGGCGCTGGCGTTCGAGCAGGAAACTCTTGCGGATGAAACCGAACTGTTATCGTTGCTGACCCGCGAAAAAGTGGAAGCCGCGCGCCGCGCGATGCTGCTGTTTCCACGCGAAATGCGCTGGCATTGGCAGGATGATGCCACTCTGGAGGTGAGCTTCTGGCTGCCGGCTGGCAGTTTCGCCACAAGCGTCATCAGGGAGCTTTTCAATACCTCGGACGAGCACGCGGATATCAGCGAATAG
- the ispF gene encoding 2-C-methyl-D-erythritol 2,4-cyclodiphosphate synthase, with product MRIGHGFDVHAFGGVGPIIIGGVRIPYEQGLLAHSDGDVALHALTDALLGAAALGDIGKLFPDTDPAFKGADSRELLREAWRRIQAKGYTLGNVDVTLIAQAPKMAPHIPQMRVFIAEDLGCHMDQVNVKATTTEKLGFTGRGEGIACEAVALLMKAGA from the coding sequence ATGCGCATCGGACATGGTTTTGACGTACACGCCTTTGGAGGCGTCGGCCCGATTATTATTGGTGGCGTCCGTATTCCTTATGAGCAAGGTCTGCTGGCGCACTCTGACGGCGATGTAGCGCTCCACGCCCTGACCGACGCGCTGCTTGGCGCGGCGGCGCTTGGCGATATCGGCAAACTCTTTCCGGATACCGACCCGGCGTTTAAAGGCGCCGACAGTCGCGAGCTGCTGCGTGAAGCCTGGCGTCGCATTCAGGCGAAGGGCTACACGCTTGGCAACGTCGATGTCACCCTCATCGCCCAGGCACCCAAAATGGCCCCGCACATCCCGCAAATGCGTGTGTTTATCGCCGAAGATCTGGGATGCCATATGGATCAGGTGAATGTGAAAGCGACCACCACTGAAAAACTCGGCTTTACCGGGCGCGGCGAAGGCATCGCCTGCGAGGCCGTCGCGCTGCTGATGAAGGCTGGCGCATGA
- the ispD gene encoding 2-C-methyl-D-erythritol 4-phosphate cytidylyltransferase: protein MAPSFADVIAVVPAAGIGSRMQTECPKQYLTIGNQTILEHAVAPLLQHPRISRVIIAISPADTTFARLPLAAHPDVQVVRGGAQRADSVLAGLQAAGDARWALVHDAARPCLDAQDLVRLLALTETSNVGGILAAPACDTMKRAEPGKPAIAHTVDRENLWHALTPQLFPLELLRDCLTRALTEGATITDEASALEYCGFHPELVTGRSDNIKVTRPEDLALAAFYLTRLTSMETA, encoded by the coding sequence ATGGCGCCTTCCTTTGCGGACGTGATTGCCGTGGTGCCGGCGGCCGGAATCGGCAGCCGTATGCAGACGGAATGTCCAAAACAATACCTCACTATCGGGAACCAGACGATTCTCGAACACGCGGTCGCGCCGCTGTTGCAGCATCCGCGCATCAGCCGGGTGATCATCGCTATCAGTCCCGCTGACACCACCTTTGCCCGGTTGCCGCTGGCGGCGCATCCTGATGTTCAGGTCGTGCGCGGCGGCGCGCAGCGTGCCGACTCTGTTCTGGCGGGCCTTCAGGCCGCAGGCGACGCGCGTTGGGCGCTGGTGCATGACGCCGCGCGCCCGTGTTTAGACGCACAAGATCTGGTGCGCCTGCTGGCGCTGACCGAAACCAGCAACGTGGGCGGCATTCTTGCGGCTCCGGCCTGCGACACCATGAAACGCGCGGAGCCGGGCAAACCGGCCATCGCACATACGGTGGATCGCGAAAACCTCTGGCACGCGCTGACGCCGCAGCTTTTCCCGCTTGAACTGCTGCGCGACTGCCTGACGCGCGCGCTCACAGAAGGCGCGACGATCACGGATGAGGCCTCCGCACTCGAATATTGCGGGTTTCATCCGGAACTGGTCACGGGCCGCTCAGACAATATTAAAGTTACCCGCCCTGAGGATTTGGCTCTGGCGGCGTTTTATCTTACCCGGTTAACCTCAATGGAGACGGCATAA
- the ftsB gene encoding cell division protein FtsB → MGKLTLLLLALLVWLQYSLWFGKNGIHDYSRVADDVAVQQATNAKLKARNDQLFAEIDDLNGGQEAIEERARNELSMTKPGETFYRLVPDAAKRAGGPAQNNR, encoded by the coding sequence ATGGGTAAACTAACGCTGCTATTGCTGGCTTTGCTGGTCTGGCTACAGTATTCGCTGTGGTTTGGAAAAAACGGCATCCACGACTATTCCCGCGTAGCCGACGACGTCGCAGTGCAGCAGGCTACCAACGCCAAACTCAAAGCGCGTAACGATCAGCTTTTCGCCGAAATCGACGATCTCAATGGCGGTCAGGAAGCTATCGAAGAGCGCGCGCGCAACGAATTAAGCATGACCAAACCGGGCGAAACCTTCTATCGTCTGGTGCCGGACGCCGCAAAACGCGCCGGTGGGCCTGCGCAAAATAATCGATAA
- a CDS encoding DUF3561 family protein, with protein MRNTTNMIVSQADTAPAVEETTWAWPGAVVGFISWLLALGVPFLLYGSNTLFFLLYTWPFFLALMPVAVVVGVAVFSLLERKLVYSTLATLISVGMMFGLLFIWLAS; from the coding sequence ATGCGTAATACCACGAACATGATTGTCTCCCAGGCGGATACCGCGCCTGCCGTCGAAGAAACCACCTGGGCCTGGCCTGGCGCCGTGGTGGGCTTTATCTCGTGGCTGCTGGCCCTTGGCGTTCCCTTTCTCCTCTACGGCTCTAATACGCTCTTTTTTCTGCTCTACACCTGGCCGTTTTTTCTGGCGCTTATGCCGGTGGCCGTCGTGGTAGGCGTGGCGGTGTTCTCGCTACTGGAGCGTAAGCTGGTCTACAGCACACTCGCTACGTTAATAAGCGTCGGGATGATGTTCGGGCTGCTCTTTATCTGGCTGGCGAGCTGA
- the cysC gene encoding adenylyl-sulfate kinase yields MAQHDENVVWHAHPVTAAQREQLHGHRGAVLWFTGLSGSGKSTVAGALEEALHQLGVSTYLLDGDNVRHGLCRDLGFSDDDRKENIRRVGEVAKLMVDAGLVVLTAFISPHRAERQMVREQLGEGRFIEVFVDTPLTVCEARDPKGLYKKARAGELRNFTGIDAVYEAPQTPEIHLDGQQLVTNLIAQLLDLLRREDIIKS; encoded by the coding sequence ATGGCGCAGCATGACGAAAACGTCGTCTGGCACGCTCACCCGGTGACGGCGGCGCAGCGCGAGCAACTCCACGGTCATCGCGGCGCGGTCTTGTGGTTTACGGGGCTTTCGGGCTCCGGTAAATCCACCGTCGCGGGGGCGCTTGAAGAGGCGCTCCACCAGCTTGGCGTCAGCACCTATCTGCTCGACGGCGACAATGTGCGCCACGGGCTGTGCCGCGATCTGGGCTTTAGCGATGACGATCGTAAAGAGAACATTCGCCGCGTCGGTGAAGTGGCGAAGCTGATGGTAGATGCGGGGCTGGTCGTGTTGACCGCATTTATCTCGCCGCACCGCGCCGAGCGTCAGATGGTGCGTGAACAGCTAGGCGAAGGGCGCTTTATCGAGGTGTTTGTCGATACGCCGCTGACGGTGTGTGAAGCGCGCGATCCGAAAGGGCTTTATAAGAAAGCCCGTGCGGGTGAGCTGCGCAACTTCACCGGCATTGATGCGGTGTATGAAGCGCCACAGACGCCCGAAATTCATCTCGACGGTCAACAATTGGTAACAAATTTGATTGCGCAATTGTTAGACCTGCTGCGTCGCGAAGATATCATCAAATCCTGA
- the cysN gene encoding sulfate adenylyltransferase subunit CysN, with protein sequence MNTTIAQQIAKEGGVEAYLHAQQHKSLLRFLTCGSVDDGKSTLIGRLLHDTRQIYEDQLSSLHNDSKRHGTQGEKLDLALLVDGLQAEREQGITIDVAYRYFSTEKRKFIIADTPGHEQYTRNMATGASTCDLAILLMDARKGVLDQTRRHSFISTLLGIKHLVVAVNKMDLVDFSEETFERIRQDYLSFAEQLPGNLDIRFVPLSALEGDNVAMQSLNMAWYTGPTLLEVLENIEIQRVVDEQPLRFPVQYVNRPNLDFRGYAGTVAGGVVKVGQRVKVLPSGVESSVARIVTFDGDLQEAGAGEAVTLVLKDEIDISRGDLVVDASGHVDAVQSAAVDVVWMAEQPLVPGQSYDIKIAGKKTRARVDNIQYQVDINNLTQRVVENLPLNGIGLVDLTFDEPLNLDKYQENPVTGGLIFIDRLSNVTVGAGMVREPQQNVYQEPSAYSAFELELNQLVRRHFPHWGARDLLGGK encoded by the coding sequence ATGAACACCACTATCGCACAACAGATCGCCAAAGAAGGCGGCGTGGAAGCCTATCTGCACGCCCAGCAGCACAAAAGCCTGCTGCGCTTTCTGACCTGCGGCAGCGTGGATGACGGGAAAAGTACCCTGATTGGCCGCCTGCTGCACGATACCCGCCAGATTTATGAAGATCAGCTCTCGTCGCTGCACAACGACAGCAAGCGTCACGGTACCCAGGGCGAGAAACTCGATCTGGCGCTGCTGGTAGACGGCCTGCAGGCCGAGCGCGAGCAGGGCATTACTATTGACGTGGCGTACCGCTATTTCTCGACTGAAAAACGTAAATTCATTATCGCGGATACCCCAGGGCATGAGCAGTACACCCGCAACATGGCGACCGGCGCGTCCACCTGCGATCTGGCGATCCTGCTGATGGATGCCCGTAAAGGCGTACTGGATCAGACCCGCCGCCACAGCTTTATCTCGACGCTGCTCGGCATTAAGCATCTGGTCGTGGCCGTTAACAAAATGGATCTGGTGGATTTCAGCGAAGAGACCTTCGAGCGCATTCGTCAGGATTACCTGAGTTTTGCCGAACAGTTGCCAGGTAATCTGGATATCCGCTTTGTGCCGCTCTCCGCGCTTGAAGGCGACAACGTGGCGATGCAGAGCCTGAATATGGCCTGGTATACCGGCCCGACGCTACTGGAAGTCCTCGAGAATATTGAGATCCAGCGTGTGGTTGATGAGCAACCGCTGCGCTTCCCGGTGCAGTACGTCAACCGTCCGAACCTGGATTTCCGCGGCTACGCAGGCACCGTTGCGGGCGGCGTGGTGAAAGTGGGCCAGCGTGTGAAAGTGCTGCCGTCCGGCGTGGAGTCCAGCGTGGCGCGCATCGTGACCTTTGACGGCGATTTGCAAGAAGCGGGCGCGGGCGAGGCCGTCACGCTGGTGCTGAAAGATGAAATTGACATCAGCCGCGGCGATCTCGTGGTCGATGCTTCCGGCCACGTTGACGCGGTACAAAGTGCGGCGGTCGATGTCGTGTGGATGGCGGAGCAGCCGCTCGTACCGGGCCAGAGCTACGACATTAAAATCGCCGGGAAGAAAACCCGCGCGCGCGTTGACAACATTCAGTATCAGGTTGATATCAACAACCTGACCCAGCGCGTTGTGGAGAATCTGCCGCTGAACGGCATTGGCCTGGTTGACCTGACGTTCGACGAGCCGCTGAACCTCGATAAATATCAGGAGAACCCGGTGACCGGCGGCCTGATTTTCATCGACCGTCTCTCAAACGTCACCGTGGGCGCGGGCATGGTGCGCGAGCCGCAACAGAATGTGTATCAGGAACCTTCCGCCTACAGCGCGTTTGAGCTGGAACTGAATCAGCTGGTTCGCCGCCACTTCCCGCACTGGGGCGCGCGCGACCTGCTGGGGGGAAAATAA
- the cysD gene encoding sulfate adenylyltransferase subunit CysD encodes MDQKRLTHLRQLEAESIHIIREVAAEFSNPVMMYSIGKDSSVMLHLARKAFYPGTLPFPLLHVDTGWKFREMYEFRDRTAKAYGCELLVHKNPEGVAMGINPFVHGSAKHTDIMKTEGLKQALNKYGFDAAFGGARRDEEKSRAKERIYSFRDRFHRWDPKNQRPELWHNYNGQINKGESIRVFPLSNWTELDIWQYIYLENIEIVPLYLAAERPVLERDGMLMMIDDDRIDLQPGEEIKPRMVRFRTLGCWPLTGAVESNAQTLPEIIEEMLVSTTSERQGRVIDRDQAGSMELKKRQGYF; translated from the coding sequence ATGGATCAAAAACGACTCACTCACCTGCGGCAACTGGAGGCGGAAAGCATCCATATCATTCGTGAAGTGGCCGCCGAATTCTCAAACCCGGTGATGATGTATTCCATCGGTAAAGACTCCAGCGTGATGCTGCACCTGGCGCGTAAAGCGTTTTATCCAGGCACGCTGCCGTTCCCGCTGCTGCATGTAGATACCGGCTGGAAGTTTCGTGAAATGTACGAATTCCGCGACCGTACCGCCAAAGCCTACGGCTGTGAACTGCTGGTGCATAAAAACCCGGAAGGCGTGGCGATGGGCATTAACCCGTTCGTGCATGGCAGCGCTAAACATACCGACATCATGAAAACCGAAGGGCTGAAGCAAGCGCTGAATAAATACGGTTTCGATGCGGCTTTCGGCGGTGCGCGCCGCGACGAAGAAAAATCCCGCGCGAAAGAGCGTATCTACTCCTTCCGCGACCGTTTCCACCGCTGGGATCCGAAAAACCAGCGCCCGGAGCTGTGGCACAACTACAACGGTCAGATTAATAAAGGCGAAAGCATTCGCGTCTTTCCGCTCTCCAACTGGACCGAGCTGGATATCTGGCAATATATCTACCTGGAAAATATCGAAATCGTTCCGCTGTACCTGGCCGCCGAGCGCCCGGTGCTGGAGCGCGACGGCATGCTGATGATGATCGACGACGATCGCATCGATTTGCAGCCGGGTGAAGAGATCAAACCGCGCATGGTGCGCTTCCGTACTCTTGGCTGCTGGCCGCTGACGGGCGCCGTGGAGTCTAACGCGCAGACGTTGCCGGAAATTATCGAAGAGATGCTGGTCTCCACCACCAGCGAGCGGCAGGGCCGCGTAATTGACCGCGACCAGGCAGGCTCAATGGAGCTTAAAAAACGTCAGGGTTATTTCTAA
- the cysG gene encoding siroheme synthase CysG: MEYLPLFAQLKQRPVLVVGGGEVALRKIALLRRAGACVSVVAKKLHPELAALEQEGALRWLAQAFEPAQLDAVFLVIAATNDAALNRRVFDEANARQRLVNVVDDQPLCSFIFPSIVDRSPLIVAISSSGNAPVLARLLREKIESLLPVSLGRMAEVAGSFRDRIKACIPTTDGRRRFWEKAFRGRFASLMAAGDTQAAEAVLEAELDAPQTAQGEIFLVGAGPGDAGLLTLRGLQVMQQADVVLYDHLVSDGVLDLVRRDADRICVGKRAGAHAVAQHETNQMLVDFAREGKTVVRLKGGDPFIFGRGGEELEAAKAAGVPFQVVPGVTAASGATAYAGIPLTHRDYAQSAVFVTGHYKPDSTPFDWALLAKSRQTLAIYMGTMKAAEISQQLIAHGRDAKTPVAVISRGTREDQRVLTGTLDALSVLAKDAPMPALLVVGEVVQLHQQLAWFQHSTDAEDIRSSVVNLA, translated from the coding sequence GTGGAATATCTCCCGTTATTTGCTCAACTGAAACAGCGCCCGGTACTGGTCGTCGGCGGTGGCGAAGTCGCGCTGCGTAAAATCGCGCTGCTGCGTCGGGCGGGCGCCTGTGTCTCGGTGGTGGCGAAAAAGCTCCATCCGGAACTGGCGGCGCTTGAGCAGGAAGGCGCGCTGCGCTGGCTGGCACAGGCGTTTGAACCCGCGCAGCTTGATGCCGTGTTCCTGGTTATCGCGGCGACCAACGACGCGGCGCTTAATCGCCGGGTGTTTGACGAAGCCAACGCCCGTCAGCGGCTGGTGAATGTCGTAGACGATCAACCGCTGTGCTCCTTTATTTTCCCGTCGATAGTCGACCGCTCGCCACTGATTGTGGCTATCTCGTCAAGCGGCAACGCGCCCGTGCTGGCGCGGCTGTTGCGCGAGAAAATCGAATCCCTGCTGCCGGTGAGCCTCGGACGAATGGCCGAAGTAGCGGGCAGTTTTCGCGACCGTATTAAAGCGTGCATACCGACGACCGACGGACGCCGTCGCTTCTGGGAGAAAGCCTTTCGCGGACGCTTTGCGAGCCTCATGGCCGCAGGCGACACCCAGGCTGCCGAAGCGGTGCTTGAAGCCGAACTCGACGCGCCGCAAACCGCACAGGGCGAAATTTTTCTGGTGGGCGCAGGGCCGGGTGACGCCGGGCTGCTGACGCTTCGTGGGTTGCAGGTGATGCAGCAGGCCGACGTGGTGCTCTATGACCACCTGGTGAGCGACGGCGTGCTGGATCTGGTGCGCCGCGACGCCGACCGGATTTGTGTTGGCAAACGCGCCGGCGCGCATGCCGTCGCCCAGCATGAAACCAATCAAATGCTTGTCGATTTCGCCCGTGAAGGCAAAACCGTGGTACGCCTGAAAGGCGGCGACCCGTTTATTTTCGGGCGCGGTGGCGAAGAGCTGGAGGCGGCGAAAGCCGCAGGCGTGCCGTTTCAGGTGGTGCCCGGTGTAACGGCCGCGAGCGGCGCTACCGCCTATGCGGGCATTCCACTGACCCATCGCGATTACGCTCAAAGCGCCGTTTTCGTTACCGGTCACTACAAACCCGACAGCACTCCATTCGACTGGGCGTTGCTCGCGAAAAGCCGTCAGACGCTCGCCATCTATATGGGCACCATGAAAGCGGCAGAAATCAGCCAGCAGCTTATCGCGCATGGCCGTGACGCTAAAACGCCGGTCGCCGTAATAAGCCGCGGCACGCGCGAAGACCAACGCGTGCTGACCGGCACGCTCGACGCGCTCAGCGTTCTTGCGAAAGACGCGCCGATGCCTGCGCTGCTTGTCGTGGGCGAAGTGGTGCAACTCCACCAGCAGCTCGCCTGGTTTCAACATTCAACCGACGCGGAAGACATTCGTTCTTCCGTGGTGAATCTGGCTTAA
- a CDS encoding aminopeptidase, with amino-acid sequence MFSAVRRGTLSLALSVCFTLPAVSQTLHPGDIASEQTRHMATLFPGRMTGSPAEMLAADYLRQQFVRLGYRSDIRAFHSRYIYTAGDNRTNWQNVTGSTVIAAHEGSEPQQIIVMAHLDTYAPLNDADVDHNLGGLTLQGVDDNAAGIGVMLELAERLKDVPTRYGVRFIATSGEEEGGMGAENLLKRMSAIEKKQTLLVINLSQLVAGDKLAFTSGKSTPAAVRALTRDNALKLARRFGIPVAASSAMPVDNDAAAFDKAGIPVLSISAVNDPTRHRGRHAIGAVAHHAREDNLQYLDKALPGRIEKRCRDVMRVLLPLVKTLAKAEK; translated from the coding sequence ATGTTTTCCGCAGTGCGCCGCGGCACTCTGAGCCTGGCGCTGAGCGTATGCTTCACCCTGCCCGCTGTTTCGCAAACTCTACATCCCGGTGATATCGCCAGCGAGCAAACTCGTCACATGGCTACCCTGTTCCCTGGCCGCATGACCGGCTCGCCCGCCGAGATGCTTGCCGCCGATTATCTGCGCCAGCAGTTCGTACGCCTTGGCTACCGAAGTGATATTCGCGCGTTTCACAGCCGCTATATCTATACCGCCGGAGATAACCGTACCAACTGGCAGAACGTCACCGGCAGCACTGTTATCGCCGCCCATGAGGGCAGCGAGCCGCAGCAGATTATCGTCATGGCGCACCTGGACACTTACGCGCCACTCAATGACGCCGATGTCGATCATAATCTGGGTGGGCTGACGCTGCAGGGCGTGGATGATAACGCGGCAGGCATAGGCGTGATGCTGGAGCTGGCGGAGCGCCTGAAGGATGTCCCGACGCGCTATGGCGTGCGCTTTATTGCGACCAGCGGTGAAGAAGAAGGCGGCATGGGCGCGGAGAATCTGCTTAAGCGCATGAGCGCGATTGAAAAAAAACAGACGCTGCTGGTCATTAACCTCAGCCAACTGGTCGCGGGCGATAAACTCGCCTTCACCAGTGGTAAGAGCACACCCGCGGCCGTGCGAGCGCTTACGCGCGACAATGCGCTGAAACTGGCGCGCCGCTTCGGCATCCCGGTTGCCGCCAGTAGTGCGATGCCTGTAGATAACGACGCCGCGGCCTTTGATAAAGCCGGTATTCCGGTGTTGTCGATTTCTGCAGTAAACGACCCGACCCGCCATCGTGGCCGTCACGCCATCGGCGCGGTAGCCCATCATGCCCGCGAGGATAATTTGCAATATCTGGATAAGGCGCTGCCGGGCCGTATTGAGAAGCGCTGTCGCGACGTGATGCGGGTATTGTTGCCGCTTGTGAAAACGCTCGCGAAAGCCGAGAAGTAA
- the cysH gene encoding phosphoadenosine phosphosulfate reductase, translated as MSVLDLQTLNALEKNERAEALADTNAQLEALDAEARVSWALDNLPGEFVLSSSFGIQAAVSLHLVTQQRPDIPVILTDTGYLFPETYRFIDELTDKLNLNLKIYRAAQSPAWQEARYGKLWEQGVEGIEKYNDINKVEPMNRALNELNAQTWFAGLRRDQSGSRANLPVLGIQRGVFKILPIIDWDNRTVYQYLQKHGLKYHPLWDEGYLSVGDTHTTRKWEPGMAEEETRFFGLKRECGLHEG; from the coding sequence ATGTCCGTACTCGATCTCCAGACGCTGAATGCGCTTGAAAAAAACGAACGTGCCGAGGCGCTCGCTGATACCAACGCGCAGCTTGAGGCGCTTGACGCCGAAGCGCGCGTCAGCTGGGCGCTCGACAACCTGCCGGGCGAGTTCGTGCTTTCATCAAGCTTCGGTATCCAGGCGGCAGTCAGCCTGCATCTCGTCACGCAACAGCGCCCGGATATTCCGGTCATCCTCACCGATACCGGCTATCTCTTCCCGGAAACGTACCGCTTTATCGATGAACTGACGGATAAGCTCAACCTGAACCTGAAAATCTACCGTGCGGCACAAAGCCCCGCCTGGCAGGAGGCGCGCTATGGCAAACTGTGGGAACAGGGCGTTGAGGGTATCGAGAAATACAACGATATCAACAAAGTGGAGCCGATGAACCGCGCGCTCAACGAACTCAACGCGCAGACCTGGTTTGCTGGCCTGCGCCGCGATCAGTCCGGCAGCCGGGCGAATTTACCGGTGCTTGGCATTCAGCGCGGCGTCTTTAAAATTCTGCCGATTATCGACTGGGACAACCGCACGGTGTATCAATACCTGCAAAAACACGGGCTGAAATACCACCCGTTGTGGGACGAAGGCTATCTGTCGGTGGGGGACACGCACACCACCCGTAAGTGGGAGCCAGGCATGGCGGAAGAAGAGACGCGCTTTTTCGGTCTCAAACGCGAATGCGGCCTGCACGAAGGCTAA